From Clarias gariepinus isolate MV-2021 ecotype Netherlands chromosome 2, CGAR_prim_01v2, whole genome shotgun sequence, one genomic window encodes:
- the lats1 gene encoding serine/threonine-protein kinase LATS1, producing the protein MKRIERPEGYRQMRPKTFPASNNQQMMLHEIRESLRNISMSRPSDALNVDAQGQQGRTGNPKNYPYHRALQEIRESLLPFANEAVPAGHAPEVNLQMLQELLAAGYEEEMVILALRQTNSRSLMAAMDYISKMIHQDPGPRDQMGAAAGRTTNAAVKAAGPSHIQQPVLRRPSWKGSKESLAPQRHSGLYRSNSPSPQPDLPRPSTYPQGHAAGVGGQRVNPSPSSWDANPATKRYSGNMDYLAPRISPIPQGPWAESYPNPSSQAQRGISPVPMGRQPIIMQGSGANKFNFSPSWPQNGSAQVDYGHGMGRQPAPPPPYPLAQASGHSPTAQQLQAPNRNSHNMELYVLGQTRPSAQQQPPSNSGNGSNQEIPPPSWPHNMPARSNSFANAAPGSRQCSPAASSQPSATTVTAITQAPVLQPVKSTRVLKPELHTAVAPTHPPRLQQQQQQQQPPPMPSPYQESSVSAPPVSQIPVSEVPSYQGPPPPYPKHLVLSQQPLAPCAPYPKEDDGAEDDNADNTSTCSSERADNPETFTSNAEREKKQITTSPVPVRKNKRDEALRGEGRVQLYSPQAFKFYMEQHVENILKNHQQRLRRKKQLESEMQRVGLSEEAQEQMRMMLSQKESNYIRLKRAKMEKAMFEKIKTLGVGAFGEVCLARKVDTGALYAMKTLRKKDVLLRNQVAHVKAERDILAEADNEWVVRLYYSFQDKDNLYFVMDYIPGGDMMSLLIRLGVFSEELTRFYIAELTCAVESVHKMGFIHRDIKPDNILIDQDGHIKLTDFGLCTGFRWTHDSKYYQSGDHVRQDSMDFSKEWEDPSNCRCGDRLKPLERRAARQHQRCLAHSLVGTPNYIAPEVLLRTGYTQLCDWWSVGVILYEMLVGQPPFLATTPLETQMKVINWQTALHIPPQAKLSAEASDLIVKLCRGPEDRLGKNGADEIKAHTFFRSVDFSVDMRQQPDPPPYVPKITHSTDTSNFDPVDPDKLWSDDGNHNDTLGAWFRNGKHPEHAFYEFTFRRFFDDNGHPYSCPKPIEYEDYGEEEEEELQSQAHGQGRGLVYV; encoded by the exons ATGAAGAGAATAGAGAGACCCGAAGGATACAGGCAAATGCGGCCCAAGACGTTCCCGGCGAGCAACAATCAGCAGATGATGTTGCACGAGATCCGGGAGAGCCTGCGCAACATCTCGATGTCCCGGCCCTCGGACGCACTCAACGTGGACGCCCAAGGGCAGCAGGGGCGCACTGGTAACCCTAAGAACTACCCGTACCACAGGGCTCTGCAGGAGATCCGGGAGTCGCTCTTGCCCTTTGCAAACGAGGCCGTCCCTGCCGGACATGCCCCCGAGGTCAACTTACAGATGCTGCAGGAGCTCTTGGCTGCAGGGTATGAAGAG gaGATGGTGATCTTGGCTCTAAGGCAGACCAACAGTCGCAGCTTGATGGCAGCTATGGACTACATCAGTAAGATGATCCACCAGGACCCAGGGCCGAGGGACCAGAtgggagctgcagcaggacGCACTACTAATGCAGCTGTCAAAGCAGCTG GCCCCTCCCACATTCAGCAGCCGGTCCTGCGGCGGCCAAGCTGGAAAGGCTCCAAGGAATCTTTGGCCCCTCAGCGGCACAGCGGCCTGTACCGCTCAAATAGCCCCAGCCCTCAGCCTGACCTGCCCCGACCTTCGACTTATCCCCAGGGTCATGCAGCTGGAGTCGGGGGCCAGCGGGTAAATCCTTCACCTTCTTCTTGGGATGCAAACCCTGCCACCAAACGCTACTCCGGAAACATGGATTACCTCGCGCCCCGAATCTCGCCCATCCCGCAGGGGCCGTGGGCTGAGAGCTACCCAAACCCCTCCTCCCAGGCGCAGCGGGGCATCAGCCCAGTGCCAATGGGGCGCCAGCCCATCATAATGCAGGGATCAGGAGCAAATAAGTTCAACTTCTCGCCCTCGTGGCCCCAGAACGGCTCCGCACAGGTGGATTATGGACACGGCATGGGCAGGCAGCCCGCGCCCCCCCCTCCATATCCTCTAGCTCAGGCCAGCGGACACAGTCCGACAGCGCAGCAGCTGCAGGCACCTAACCGCAACAGTCACAACATGGAGTTGTACGTCCTGGGCCAGACCAGACCCTCAGCACAGCAGCAGCCACCTTCTAACTCTGGAAATGGCAGCAATCAGGAGATCCCTCCCCCATCCTGGCCACACAACATGCCAGCCCGCTCCAACTCGTTCGCTAATGCTGCACCGGGTTCACGCCAGTGCTCACCGGCAGCCAGCTCGCAGCCTTCCGCTACCACTGTCACGGCCATCACGCAGGCGCCTGTCCTGCAGCCGGTCAAGAGCACACGCGTTCTCAAGCCCGAGCTGCATACGGCCGTGGCGCCGACGCACCCCCCTCGacttcagcagcagcagcagcagcaacagccgCCACCAATGCCGTCTCCATATCAGGAATCTTCTGTGTCCGCACCGCCTGTATCACAGATTCCAGTCTCGGAGGTACCTAGCTACCAGGGTCCCCCGCCGCCGTACCCGAAGCACCTCGTCTTGTCTCAGCAGCCACTCGCCCCCTGCGCGCCATACCCGAAGGAGGACGACGGTGCCGAAGACGACAACGCGGACAACACCAGCACTTGCTCCAGTGAGCGTGCGGACAACCCGGAGACTTTCACGAGCAATGCAGAGCGGGAGAAGAAGCAAATCACAACATCTCCGGTGCCTGTGCGGAAGAACAAGCGGGACGAGGCGCTCCGGGGCGAGGGGCGGGTACAGCTGTACTCACCACAGGCCTTCAAGTTCTACATGGAGCAGCACGTGGAGAACATCCTGAAAAACCACCAGCAAAGGCTGCGTCGCAAAAAGCAACTTGAGAGCGAGATGCAGCGG GTCGGTCTGTCCGAGGAGGCCCAGGAGCAGATGCGCATGATGCTGTCGCAGAAAGAGTCCAACTACATCAGACTAAAGCGCGCAAAAATGGAGAAAGCCATGTTCGAAAAGATCAAGACGCTGGGCGTGGGTGCGTTCGGCGAGGTGTGTCTGGCGCGCAAGGTGGACACGGGCGCGCTCTACGCCATGAAGACGCTGCGCAAGAAGGACGTGCTCCTCCGGAACCAAGTGGCGCACGTCAAGGCGGAGCGGGACATCCTGGCCGAGGCGGACAACGAGTGGGTCGTGCGGCTGTATTACTCCTTCCAGGACAAGGACAACCTGTACTTCGTCATGGACTACATCCCCGGCGGCGACATGATGAGCCTGCTGATCCGCCTAGGAGTGTTTAGTGAGGAGCTGACGCGCTTCTACATTGCCGAGCTGACGTGCGCCGTCGAGAGCGTGCACAAGATGGGCTTCATCCACCGTGACATCAAACCCGACAACATCCTGATCGACCAAGACGGCCACATCAAGCTCACGGATTTTGGCTTGTGCACAGGTTTCCGCTGGACCCACGACTCCAAGTACTACCAGAGCG GTGATCACGTGAGGCAGGACAGTATGGACTTCAGCAAGGAGTGGGAGGACCCGTCAAACTGCCGTTGTGGAGATCGGCTCAAACCTCTGGAGAGACGCGCAGCGAGGCAACACCAGCGCTGCCTGGCACACTCGTTAGTCGGCACACCGAACTACATCGCCCCGGAGGTGCTCCTGCGGACAG GCTACACGCAGCTATGCGACTGGTGGAGCGTGGGCGTGATTCTCTACGAGATGTTGGTTGGCCAGCCTCCTTTCCTGGCTACAACTCCACTGGAGACTCAGATGAAG GTGATAAACTGGCAGACGGCGTTGCACATCCCCCCTCAGGCCAAGCTGAGCGCCGAGGCGTCCGATCTAATAGTGAAGCTGTGCCGCGGGCCGGAGGACCGACTGGGCAAGAACGGCGCGGATGAGATCAAAGCGCACACCTTTTTTAGAAGCGTGGACTTCAGTGTGGACATGCGGCAGCAGCCGGATCCGCCACCTTACGTGCCCAAGATCACTCACTCCACAGACACGTCCAACTTCGACCCCGTGGACCCGGACAAGCTTTGGAGTGACGACGGCAACCACAACGACACGCTGGGCGCCTGGTTCAGGAACGGCAAGCACCCAGAGCACGCCTTCTACGAGTTCACCTTCCGCCGGTTCTTCGACGACAACGGTCACCCTTACAGTTGCCCCAAGCCCATAGAATACGAGGATTAtggggaggaagaggaggaggagcttcAGAGCCAAGCCCACGGACAGGGGCGGGGCCTCGTCTATGTTTaa
- the nup43 gene encoding nucleoporin Nup43 has protein sequence MDCVNAKYVSQKISKTRWRPVSTAVLQQPEVFATGSWDNEDNKLCLWSVGDDESRSMGEEMEGDPQLQCECQHAGDVMDLQFLDRDRLVTASSTGAVTVYKLSPDNKTLSVAHVWDREHRYQSANAPCTGVACNSPELVSVGEDGRIVLYKADQRGAARVIENADSSTIHGVTFLRTTEVLTVNSIGQLKLWDFRQQGSDPAQILTLTGDRVPLHCVDRHPNQQHIVATGGQDGMLCIWDVRQGNMPFSLMEAHSAEMWEVRFHPTNPDHLFTCSEDGSLLHWETSSGSDAPLFLQGRNSSMMSRSATAPAGGNQSIVSAWLHGDSSKGRLETTHMLPSQTLSVNSLDVLGQCLVCGTDGEAVYVHRRVPV, from the exons ATGGACTGCGTTAACGCAAAATACGTGTCACAGAAGATCAGCAAGACGCGGTGGAGGCCCGTTTCAACAGCCGTGTTACAGCAGCCCGAAGTGTTCGCGACCGGATCGTGGGACAATGAG gataATAAGCTGTGTCTGTGGAGCGTGGGAGATGACGAAAGCCGCAGCATGGGGGAAGAAATGGAGGGAGACCCGCAGCTGCAGTGTGAGTGTCAGCACGCCGGGGATGTCATGGACCTGCAG TTCTTGGATCGAGACAGACTAGTTACAGCATCATCGACCGGAGCGGTGACTGTCTACAAACTCAGCCCTGACAACAAG ACCCTGTCCGTGGCTCACGTGTGGGATCGGGAACACCGCTATCAGAGCGCTAACGCTCCGTGCACCGGAGTGGCGTGTAACAGTCCAGAGCTGGTCTCCGTGGGCGAGGACGGGAGAATCGTCCTCTACAAAGCCGATCAGAGGGGCGCAGCGCGCGTCATCG AAAACGCAGACAGCAGCACGATACATGGCGTGACGTTTCTGCGGACGACTGAGGTCCTGACGGTGAACTCCATCGGACAGCTCAAGCTCTGGGACTTCAGGCAGCAGGGCAGTGACCCTGCTCAGATCCTCACCCT CACCGGGGACAGGGTTCCCTTACACTGTGTGGACCGACACCCAAACCAGCAGCACATAGTCGCCACCGGCGGCCAGGACGGCATGCTGTGTATTTGGGACGTGAGACAAGGCAACATGCCCTTCTCTCTGATGGAGGCTCACTCAGCTGAAA tGTGGGAGGTCCGTTTTCACCCGACAAACCCGGACCACTTGTTCACCTGCTCGGAGGACGGCTCTCTGCTGCACTGGGAGACGTCCTCGGGGTCTGATGCACCCTTGTTCCTGCAGG GACGCAACAGCAGCATGATGTCCCGCAGCGCCACGGCCCCCGCCGGAGGAAACCAGTCCATCGTCAGTGCCTGGCTCCACGGAGACTCCAGCAAGGGCAGACTGGAGACGACGCACATGCTCCCCAGCCAGACGCTCTCCGTCAACAGTCTAGACGTGCTCGGACAGTGCTTGGTGTGCGGGACCGACGGGGAGGCGGTTTACGTCCACAGACGGGTCCCTGTGTGA